A portion of the Cryptomeria japonica chromosome 5, Sugi_1.0, whole genome shotgun sequence genome contains these proteins:
- the LOC131876355 gene encoding uncharacterized protein LOC131876355 — MAVRILSQPCSSSACERNWSVFEHIHSKKRNRLSQQRLNDLVFVHHNLRLKIRKAQGTIEEGLPIDLDEIYPECELIDVDDADDDDDVDDDYVVADRPLEFEDFDLMRQANFGPEWVERIRTDSYPRASSSRPPAL; from the exons atggcagtgcgcattttgagccaaccatgcagctcatcagcttgtgagcgtaattggagtgtgtttgaacacatacattccaagaaacgcaaccgcctatcacaacaacgactgaatgacttggtatttgttcatcacaacctccgcttgaagataaggaaagctcaag GAACTATTGAGGAAGGCTTGCCAATTGACCTCGATGAGATATATCCAGAGTGTGAGTTGATTGATGTTGATGAtgccgatgatgatgatgatgttgatgatgattatgttGTTGCTGATCGTCCGCTTGAGTTTGAAGATTTTGATCTCATGAGGCAAGCCAACTTTGGTCCTGAATGGGTTGAACGAATTAGGACAGACTCTTACCCAAGAGCTTCATCATCAAGGCCTCCtgccctctag